In one window of Neisseria subflava DNA:
- a CDS encoding aspartate aminotransferase family protein, translated as MQNYLTPNFSFAPMIPERALGSWVWDTEGREYIDLSGGIAVNALGHCHPDLVVALAEQSQKLWHISNIYTTQPAQELAQKLVKNTFADKVFFCNSGAEANEAALKLARKYGRDHFGEHKTEIISCLNSFHGRTLFTVSVGGQPKYSKDYAPLPAGITHVPFNDVAALEAAVSDKTCAVIIEPIQGESGILPATQEYLQAARRLCDKHGALLILDEVQTGMGHTGKLFAYEHYGVTPDVLSSAKALGGGFPIGAILTTDNIAPTFGPGTHGSTFGGNPMACAVGSRAFDIINTPETLAHVQQQGQKLQTALREIGEKTGVFKEVRGMGLLLGCVLADEYAGKASEITAAALKHGLMVLVAGANVVRFAPSLLLNDEDMAEGLKRFEAALAEWLA; from the coding sequence ATGCAAAACTACCTGACACCCAATTTCTCATTCGCCCCCATGATTCCGGAACGCGCGCTCGGCAGCTGGGTTTGGGATACCGAAGGACGAGAATACATTGACCTGTCAGGCGGTATTGCCGTGAACGCGCTGGGCCATTGTCATCCCGATTTGGTCGTAGCCTTGGCCGAACAATCGCAAAAACTCTGGCACATTTCCAATATCTACACCACCCAACCGGCGCAAGAATTGGCCCAAAAATTGGTCAAAAACACCTTTGCCGACAAAGTGTTTTTCTGCAATTCCGGCGCAGAAGCCAATGAAGCCGCGCTAAAACTGGCGCGCAAATACGGCCGCGATCATTTTGGAGAACACAAAACCGAAATCATCTCCTGCCTCAACAGCTTTCACGGCCGCACCCTGTTTACCGTATCCGTCGGCGGCCAGCCCAAATACAGCAAAGACTACGCGCCGCTGCCGGCCGGCATTACTCACGTTCCCTTCAATGATGTTGCCGCATTGGAAGCAGCCGTCAGCGACAAAACCTGCGCCGTGATTATCGAGCCGATTCAAGGCGAAAGCGGCATCCTGCCTGCCACCCAAGAATATCTGCAAGCCGCACGCCGTTTGTGCGACAAACATGGTGCTTTGCTAATTTTGGACGAAGTGCAAACCGGCATGGGTCATACGGGCAAACTGTTTGCCTACGAGCATTACGGCGTGACACCCGATGTTCTCAGCTCTGCCAAAGCCTTGGGCGGCGGCTTCCCTATTGGCGCGATTCTGACAACCGATAATATCGCCCCAACCTTCGGCCCCGGAACACATGGCTCGACCTTTGGCGGCAATCCGATGGCGTGCGCGGTCGGCAGCCGTGCGTTTGACATCATCAATACGCCCGAAACATTGGCACACGTTCAGCAACAAGGCCAAAAACTTCAGACGGCCTTGCGTGAAATAGGCGAAAAGACCGGCGTATTTAAAGAAGTCCGCGGCATGGGCCTACTGCTCGGCTGCGTGTTGGCAGACGAATACGCAGGCAAGGCATCGGAAATTACCGCCGCTGCTTTGAAACACGGCCTGATGGTACTGGTTGCCGGTGCCAATGTGGTGCGCTTTGCCCCCAGCCTACTGCTGAACGATGAAGACATGGCCGAAGGCTTGAAACGTTTTGAAGCGGCCTTAGCCGAATGGTTGGCCTGA
- a CDS encoding class I SAM-dependent methyltransferase — translation MTDITPFANRLGKNIKHLMKWAKRNNIEAWRIYDRDIPQFPFAVDVYGDQIHLQEYDTGWLMQHEEYEAWLEDVLEAIGFVTGFAPEQIHLKRRERQKGLQQYEKTGKTGDDFVITENGRKFWVNLDKYLDTGLFLDHRNTRKKVGETATGKRFLNLFSYTGSFTVYAATGGAASSETVDLSNTYLDWAKRNFELNSISPEQHKIVRADVFQYLQNAAAEGKQFDLIVMDPPSFSNSKKMLDILDIQRDHKKLIDGAMNLLASDGILYFSNNLRSFVLDDSVSEQYAVKDISKQSVPDDFRNKKIHQCWEIKHK, via the coding sequence ATGACCGACATTACCCCCTTTGCCAACCGCTTGGGCAAAAACATCAAACATCTTATGAAATGGGCAAAACGCAACAATATCGAAGCCTGGCGCATTTACGACCGCGATATTCCCCAATTTCCCTTTGCCGTCGATGTTTACGGCGACCAAATCCATCTTCAGGAATACGATACCGGCTGGCTGATGCAGCACGAAGAATACGAAGCATGGCTTGAGGATGTATTGGAAGCCATCGGTTTTGTGACCGGTTTTGCGCCCGAACAAATCCACCTCAAGCGCCGTGAACGTCAAAAAGGCCTGCAGCAATACGAGAAAACCGGCAAAACCGGCGACGATTTCGTCATCACTGAAAACGGCCGCAAGTTTTGGGTCAACCTCGACAAATACCTCGATACCGGCCTTTTCCTCGACCACCGCAACACGCGCAAAAAAGTCGGCGAAACCGCAACAGGCAAACGCTTCCTCAACCTGTTTTCCTACACCGGCAGCTTCACCGTCTATGCAGCCACCGGCGGCGCGGCATCCAGCGAAACCGTCGATTTATCCAACACTTATCTCGATTGGGCAAAACGCAATTTCGAACTCAACAGCATCAGCCCCGAACAACACAAAATCGTCCGCGCCGACGTGTTCCAATACCTGCAAAACGCCGCCGCCGAAGGCAAACAGTTCGATCTTATCGTCATGGATCCGCCCAGCTTCTCCAACAGCAAAAAGATGCTCGACATCCTCGACATCCAGCGTGACCACAAAAAGCTGATTGACGGCGCGATGAACCTACTCGCTTCAGACGGCATTTTGTACTTCTCCAACAACTTGCGCAGCTTCGTCTTGGACGATTCGGTATCGGAGCAATACGCCGTCAAAGACATTTCCAAACAATCCGTTCCCGACGATTTCCGCAACAAAAAAATCCATCAATGCTGGGAAATCAAGCATAAATAA
- a CDS encoding DEAD/DEAH box helicase encodes MSIKFADLNLDKNILSAVRSEGYESPTPIQAQAIPFALDGRDIMASAQTGSGKTAAFLLPTLQKLTKRSEKPGKGPRALVLTPTRELAAQVEKNALAYAKNMRWFRTVSIVGGASFGYQTRALSKPVDLIVATPGRLMDLMQSGKVDFDRLEVLILDEADRMLDMGFIDDIETIVEATPSDRQTLLFSATWDGAVGKLARKLTKDPEVVEVERVDDQGKIEEQLLYCDDMRHKNRLLDHILRDANIDQCVIFTSTKAMTEVIADELYEKGFAANCLHGDMPQGWRNRTLMDLRKGRCKILVATDVAARGIDVPTITHVINYDLPKQAEDYVHRIGRTGRAGRTGIAITFAEVNEYVKVHKIEKYIGRKLPELTIEGMEPTRKRKSAGGKPKGKGGWGDRKSGGWRGDKNPAKEGFGGKSRGEGHKKDGFKKDGFKKDGFKKSDGFKKGGEGFKGKHKSNDSFGGKHKKG; translated from the coding sequence ATGTCTATTAAATTTGCCGATTTGAACCTTGATAAAAACATTTTGTCTGCCGTACGCAGCGAGGGTTATGAAAGCCCGACCCCGATTCAGGCGCAGGCGATTCCGTTTGCTTTGGACGGCCGCGACATTATGGCTTCGGCACAAACCGGTTCAGGCAAAACCGCAGCTTTCCTGCTGCCGACTTTGCAAAAACTGACCAAGCGCAGCGAAAAACCAGGCAAAGGCCCGCGCGCTTTGGTGTTGACCCCGACCCGCGAACTGGCGGCTCAAGTGGAAAAAAATGCGCTGGCGTATGCCAAAAATATGCGCTGGTTCCGTACTGTCAGCATTGTCGGCGGTGCATCTTTCGGCTATCAAACCCGTGCTTTGAGCAAACCGGTTGACCTGATTGTCGCTACTCCGGGCCGTCTGATGGACTTGATGCAGAGCGGTAAAGTTGATTTTGATCGTTTGGAAGTGCTGATTCTGGACGAAGCCGACCGTATGCTGGACATGGGCTTTATCGACGACATCGAAACCATCGTGGAAGCGACGCCGAGCGATCGTCAGACTTTGTTGTTCTCCGCCACTTGGGACGGCGCGGTGGGCAAACTGGCGCGCAAACTGACCAAAGACCCTGAAGTCGTCGAAGTCGAGCGCGTGGATGACCAAGGCAAAATCGAAGAGCAGCTGTTGTACTGCGACGATATGCGCCATAAAAACCGCCTGCTCGACCACATCCTGCGCGATGCCAACATCGACCAATGCGTGATCTTTACATCCACTAAAGCCATGACCGAAGTCATCGCGGATGAATTGTACGAAAAAGGTTTTGCCGCCAACTGCCTGCACGGCGATATGCCGCAAGGCTGGCGTAACCGCACGCTGATGGACTTGCGCAAAGGCCGCTGCAAAATTTTGGTTGCCACCGACGTTGCCGCACGCGGTATCGACGTACCAACCATTACCCACGTTATCAACTACGACTTGCCAAAACAGGCTGAAGACTATGTTCACCGCATCGGCCGTACCGGTCGCGCAGGCCGTACCGGTATTGCGATTACTTTTGCCGAAGTGAACGAATACGTCAAAGTACACAAAATTGAAAAATACATCGGCCGCAAATTACCTGAGCTGACCATCGAAGGCATGGAGCCGACACGTAAACGCAAATCTGCCGGTGGCAAACCGAAAGGTAAAGGCGGCTGGGGCGATCGTAAATCCGGCGGCTGGCGCGGCGATAAGAACCCGGCTAAAGAAGGCTTCGGCGGCAAATCACGCGGCGAAGGTCATAAAAAAGACGGTTTCAAGAAAGATGGCTTTAAGAAAGACGGTTTCAAGAAGTCTGACGGTTTCAAAAAAGGCGGCGAAGGCTTTAAAGGCAAGCACAAGTCTAACGACAGCTTTGGCGGCAAACACAAAAAAGGTTGA
- the leuB gene encoding 3-isopropylmalate dehydrogenase, whose translation MTKHIAILRGDGIGPEIVAETVRVLDKLIEQGLDVSYEYAPLGGEAYDEYGHPYPEFTQNLCRKADAVLLGAVGSPQYDNLDRPLRPERGLLAIRKDLNLFANLRPAILYKELANASTLKPEIVAGLDILIVRELTGDIYFGEPRGIRVLENGEREGYNTMKYSESEIRRIAHVAFQSAQKRSKKVCSVGKANVLETTELWREIFEEIGKEYSDVELSHMYVDNAAMQLVRAPKQFDVIATGNIFGDILSDEASMLTGSIGMLPSASLDENGKGLYEPSHGSAPDIAGQNKANPLATVLSLAMLLRYSLNDEARAQQVENAVQKVLQQGLRTGDIYEEGTKLVSCSEMGDAVLAAL comes from the coding sequence ATGACCAAACATATCGCTATCTTGCGCGGCGACGGCATCGGCCCTGAAATCGTTGCAGAAACCGTCCGTGTACTCGACAAACTTATCGAACAAGGTTTGGATGTCAGCTACGAATACGCACCTTTGGGCGGCGAAGCCTATGACGAATACGGCCATCCTTATCCAGAATTCACGCAAAACCTTTGCCGTAAAGCCGATGCCGTCCTGCTTGGTGCAGTCGGTTCTCCTCAATACGACAATCTCGACCGTCCGCTGCGCCCTGAACGCGGCTTGTTGGCCATCCGTAAAGACTTGAATCTGTTTGCCAACCTGCGCCCTGCCATTTTGTATAAAGAGCTGGCCAATGCTTCTACTTTGAAACCGGAAATTGTAGCCGGCCTCGACATCCTTATCGTACGCGAACTGACCGGCGATATTTACTTTGGCGAACCGCGCGGCATCCGTGTTTTGGAAAACGGCGAACGCGAAGGCTACAACACCATGAAATACAGCGAAAGCGAAATCCGCCGTATTGCCCACGTTGCCTTCCAATCCGCCCAAAAACGCAGCAAAAAAGTCTGCTCCGTAGGCAAAGCCAACGTTTTGGAAACCACCGAACTGTGGCGCGAAATCTTTGAAGAAATCGGCAAAGAATACTCTGATGTCGAGCTTTCCCATATGTACGTCGACAATGCTGCCATGCAATTGGTACGCGCCCCCAAACAATTTGACGTGATTGCCACCGGCAACATCTTCGGCGACATCCTCTCTGACGAAGCGTCCATGCTGACCGGTTCCATTGGGATGCTGCCTTCCGCTTCTTTGGACGAAAACGGCAAAGGCCTGTACGAACCGTCTCACGGCTCTGCTCCAGACATTGCCGGTCAAAACAAAGCCAATCCGCTGGCGACCGTATTGTCCCTCGCCATGCTGCTGCGTTACAGCCTGAACGACGAAGCACGCGCGCAACAAGTTGAAAACGCCGTACAAAAAGTACTGCAACAAGGCTTGCGTACCGGCGACATTTACGAAGAAGGTACCAAACTGGTTTCCTGCTCCGAAATGGGCGATGCCGTATTGGCCGCTTTGTAA
- a CDS encoding DUF1444 family protein, translated as MSFFSRLFRSKPKLMTWQEFVEYFARRIQEELHLEAKIDWGETIASSPIIVHFSKDDEASFSTYLSNHYTSYLQNPEALEAIVAANLAVIYKIQDTDASVSAQQILPTIKNTIYLENARLITNTDEAEPADYLVYKPIAGDIMLLYMVDTDESMHTLNREHMKEAGIEDEDALYRTAMDNLRQRMNGRVQIHHAEGWSLAQIHLDNDYDASLILLLDEVLKDDPMLPANPVFAVPARNALLVCSPSDEEALQAMANIALQAFEESAYAISTQLCQYHNGTISVFRAN; from the coding sequence ATGTCTTTTTTCAGCAGGTTGTTCCGCTCCAAACCTAAATTAATGACTTGGCAGGAATTTGTCGAATACTTTGCCCGTCGCATTCAAGAAGAATTGCATCTTGAGGCAAAAATCGACTGGGGCGAAACTATTGCGTCTTCGCCGATTATTGTCCATTTTTCCAAAGACGATGAAGCATCATTCAGCACATATTTGAGCAACCATTACACAAGTTATCTGCAAAATCCTGAGGCCTTGGAAGCTATTGTTGCAGCCAATTTAGCGGTTATCTATAAGATTCAAGACACTGATGCCAGTGTTTCAGCACAACAAATTCTTCCGACGATTAAAAATACGATTTATCTGGAAAACGCCAGACTGATTACAAATACGGATGAAGCCGAACCTGCCGATTACCTGGTATACAAACCGATTGCGGGCGATATCATGTTGCTTTATATGGTGGATACGGACGAATCCATGCATACGCTCAATCGTGAGCATATGAAAGAGGCCGGTATTGAAGATGAAGACGCCTTGTATCGTACCGCCATGGATAATTTGCGCCAACGGATGAATGGACGTGTCCAAATCCATCATGCCGAAGGTTGGTCATTGGCTCAAATCCATTTGGACAACGACTATGATGCTTCCCTGATTTTGCTTTTGGACGAGGTACTTAAAGACGATCCTATGCTGCCGGCCAACCCTGTTTTTGCAGTTCCGGCACGCAATGCCCTGCTCGTTTGCAGCCCGTCCGATGAAGAAGCTTTGCAGGCGATGGCGAATATCGCCCTGCAGGCATTTGAAGAATCTGCCTACGCGATTTCTACCCAGCTTTGCCAGTACCATAATGGTACAATCAGCGTTTTCAGAGCAAATTGA
- a CDS encoding YhcH/YjgK/YiaL family protein: MITDTITNAARYAALHPAFADAFHLLQTLDFAALPDGQVPCANPNIRLFVGSEPMRGKAEAKPEAHLKHIDIQVPISGEETYGWIDRGRLKNGLGYDEKRDIEFFDCEPETWLTLEPGEFALFYPNDAHAPLVGDRPNIRKVVFKIRVETERL; the protein is encoded by the coding sequence ATGATTACCGACACCATCACCAACGCCGCCCGCTACGCCGCACTGCACCCCGCCTTCGCCGACGCCTTCCATCTGCTGCAAACGCTGGATTTCGCCGCCCTACCCGACGGACAAGTGCCGTGCGCAAACCCCAATATCCGCCTCTTTGTCGGCAGCGAACCGATGAGGGGCAAAGCCGAAGCCAAGCCCGAAGCGCATTTGAAACACATCGACATCCAAGTCCCCATCAGCGGGGAAGAAACCTACGGCTGGATAGACAGGGGTCGTCTGAAAAACGGTTTGGGCTACGACGAAAAGCGCGACATCGAGTTTTTCGATTGTGAGCCGGAAACCTGGTTAACTTTGGAGCCCGGCGAATTTGCGCTATTTTACCCGAATGATGCGCATGCCCCATTGGTCGGCGACAGACCGAACATACGCAAAGTTGTTTTTAAAATCCGTGTTGAAACCGAACGTCTATAA
- a CDS encoding SH3 domain-containing protein: MKKIILLPILFISLAAHAEFSEIQDPDGYSNLREQPNTQSRILTKIPNGTHVYTPEMEGKLHLEHGWQMTYDLRGKKSLDGWVHTSRLIPLSRYESIPVTATADGFTCKKNGMGVRIKSERFNYKKEKHLFTHDQYGLSHYRGKEMFGTDGTIPFSHYREIAFFRNGKTQIAPRAQYDYLFDPYFEKAGDNAQLSHCYYRAKDDTLFLTTIIGDGAAYTEVLFVFRQGILKNVLASLHPEV; encoded by the coding sequence ATGAAAAAAATTATCCTGCTCCCTATACTTTTTATCAGCCTCGCCGCACATGCGGAATTCTCAGAAATTCAAGATCCTGACGGATACAGTAACTTACGCGAACAACCGAACACCCAAAGCCGAATCCTGACCAAAATTCCAAACGGTACCCATGTTTATACCCCCGAGATGGAGGGAAAGCTTCATTTAGAACACGGTTGGCAGATGACCTACGATTTGCGCGGCAAAAAAAGCCTGGATGGCTGGGTTCATACTTCGCGACTGATTCCGTTGTCGCGTTATGAAAGCATCCCCGTTACGGCTACTGCCGACGGCTTTACCTGCAAAAAAAACGGCATGGGCGTGCGCATTAAATCGGAACGTTTCAACTATAAGAAAGAAAAACATCTGTTTACACACGATCAATACGGACTTTCCCATTATCGCGGAAAAGAAATGTTCGGCACTGACGGTACAATTCCATTCAGCCACTATCGTGAAATTGCCTTTTTCCGCAACGGTAAAACACAAATCGCTCCCCGAGCCCAATATGACTACCTGTTCGACCCATATTTTGAAAAGGCAGGCGATAATGCGCAACTGAGCCACTGTTACTACCGCGCTAAAGACGATACCCTTTTCTTAACGACCATCATCGGAGATGGTGCCGCCTATACTGAAGTCTTATTTGTCTTCCGGCAAGGCATCTTGAAGAACGTATTGGCTTCGCTACACCCTGAGGTTTAA
- the leuD gene encoding 3-isopropylmalate dehydratase small subunit — protein sequence MKAFTKITAIVAPLDRSNVDTDAIIPKQFLKSIKRSGFGPNAFDEWRYLDHGEPGMDNSKRPLNPDFSLNQPRYQGAQILLTRKNFGCGSSREHAPWALDDYGFRAVIAPSFADIFFNNCYKNGLLPIVLTEEQVDQLFKEVEANEGYQLSINLAEQTLTTPSGETFTFDITEHRKHCLLNGLDEIGLTLQHADEIRDFEEKRRQSQPWLFNG from the coding sequence ATGAAAGCCTTTACCAAAATTACCGCCATCGTTGCCCCGCTCGACCGCAGCAACGTCGATACCGACGCCATCATCCCCAAACAATTTCTGAAATCCATCAAACGCAGCGGCTTCGGTCCCAATGCCTTTGACGAATGGCGTTACCTCGACCACGGCGAACCGGGCATGGACAACAGCAAACGCCCATTGAATCCGGATTTCTCTCTGAACCAGCCACGCTATCAAGGCGCACAAATCCTGTTGACGCGTAAAAACTTCGGTTGCGGCTCTTCACGCGAACACGCCCCTTGGGCATTGGACGACTACGGCTTCCGCGCCGTTATCGCCCCCAGCTTTGCCGACATCTTCTTCAACAACTGCTACAAAAACGGCCTTTTACCTATCGTTTTGACAGAAGAACAGGTTGACCAGCTTTTCAAAGAAGTTGAAGCCAACGAAGGCTATCAGCTCTCCATCAACCTTGCCGAACAAACCCTGACCACCCCTAGCGGTGAAACATTTACATTCGATATTACCGAACACCGCAAACACTGCCTCTTAAACGGCTTGGACGAAATCGGACTGACCCTGCAACACGCCGACGAAATCCGCGATTTCGAAGAAAAACGCCGCCAAAGCCAACCTTGGCTGTTTAACGGTTGA
- a CDS encoding VOC family protein, producing MSNPSSWFGIHAHDLDRAKAFYESVFDKPLQDVGGNGFRFIIFPADYTQHGTAGMIWHDSNAQPGHGGTTIFFNCPDCAETAEKAVAAGGKLLQEKFRIANGFAAFIEDTEGNRIGLHSTR from the coding sequence ATGAGTAATCCGTCAAGCTGGTTTGGTATTCACGCTCATGATTTGGATCGCGCCAAAGCCTTTTACGAATCCGTATTCGACAAGCCCCTGCAAGACGTTGGCGGCAACGGATTCCGTTTCATCATTTTTCCGGCCGATTACACCCAACACGGTACGGCCGGCATGATTTGGCATGACAGCAACGCCCAGCCCGGCCACGGCGGTACAACCATTTTCTTCAATTGCCCGGATTGTGCCGAAACAGCAGAAAAAGCCGTCGCAGCAGGCGGCAAACTGTTACAAGAGAAATTCCGCATTGCCAACGGCTTTGCAGCATTTATCGAAGATACAGAAGGCAACCGAATCGGTTTGCACAGCACACGCTAA
- the leuC gene encoding 3-isopropylmalate dehydratase large subunit, protein MSAQTLYDKLWNSHVVREEEDGTVLLYIDRHLVHEVTSPQAFEGLKMAGRKLWRIDSVVSTADHNTPTGDWDKGIQDPISKLQVDTLDKNIKEFGALAYFPFMDKGQGIVHVMGPEQGATLPGMTVVCGDSHTSTHGAFGALAHGIGTSEVEHTMATQCITAKKSKSMLIAVEGRLKPGVTAKDVALYIIGQIGTAGGTGYAIEFGGEAIRSLSMEGRMTLCNMAIEAGARSGMVAVDQTTIDYVKGKPFAPKGEAWDKAVEYWRTLVSDEGAVFDKEYHFKAEDIEPQVTWGTSPEMVLDISGKVPNPAEEADPVKRSGMERALEYMGLEAGTPLNEIPVDIVFIGSCTNSRIEDLREAAAIAKGRKKADNVQRVLIVPGSGLVKEQAEKEGLHEVFIEAGFEWREPGCSMCLAMNADRLTPGQRCASTSNRNFEGRQGNGGRTHLVSPAMAAAAAVTGHFTDIRTMA, encoded by the coding sequence ATGAGCGCACAAACCCTTTACGATAAACTTTGGAACAGCCACGTCGTCCGCGAAGAAGAAGACGGCACTGTCCTGCTTTACATCGACCGCCACCTGGTTCACGAAGTAACCAGCCCGCAAGCATTTGAAGGCTTGAAAATGGCCGGCCGCAAACTCTGGCGTATCGACAGCGTAGTCTCCACAGCCGACCACAACACCCCGACCGGCGACTGGGACAAAGGTATCCAAGATCCGATTTCCAAACTGCAAGTCGATACTTTGGACAAAAACATTAAAGAGTTTGGCGCACTTGCCTACTTCCCGTTTATGGATAAAGGCCAAGGCATTGTGCACGTTATGGGACCGGAACAAGGCGCAACCCTGCCCGGCATGACCGTTGTCTGCGGCGACTCGCACACCTCTACCCACGGCGCGTTCGGCGCGCTGGCACACGGTATCGGCACTTCCGAAGTCGAACACACCATGGCGACCCAGTGCATTACCGCGAAAAAATCCAAATCCATGCTGATTGCCGTTGAAGGTCGTCTGAAACCGGGCGTTACCGCCAAAGACGTCGCCCTCTATATCATCGGACAAATCGGCACGGCAGGCGGCACGGGCTACGCCATCGAGTTCGGCGGCGAAGCCATTCGCAGCCTTTCTATGGAAGGCCGCATGACCCTGTGCAATATGGCGATTGAAGCCGGTGCGCGCTCAGGCATGGTTGCCGTCGACCAAACCACCATCGACTATGTAAAAGGCAAACCTTTCGCACCTAAAGGCGAAGCGTGGGACAAAGCCGTCGAATACTGGCGCACGCTGGTGTCTGACGAAGGCGCCGTATTCGATAAAGAATACCACTTCAAAGCTGAAGACATCGAGCCTCAAGTAACTTGGGGCACATCGCCTGAAATGGTTTTGGACATCAGCGGCAAAGTGCCTAATCCTGCCGAAGAAGCCGATCCGGTCAAACGCAGCGGCATGGAACGCGCCCTTGAATACATGGGCTTGGAAGCCGGTACGCCATTAAACGAAATCCCTGTCGATATCGTCTTTATCGGTTCTTGCACCAACAGCCGTATCGAAGACTTGCGCGAGGCCGCCGCCATCGCCAAAGGCCGTAAAAAAGCGGACAATGTACAACGCGTATTGATTGTTCCCGGCTCCGGTTTAGTGAAAGAACAGGCCGAAAAAGAAGGCTTGCACGAAGTATTTATCGAAGCCGGTTTTGAATGGCGCGAGCCGGGTTGCTCTATGTGCCTCGCCATGAATGCCGACCGTCTGACCCCGGGACAACGTTGCGCCTCCACTTCCAACCGTAACTTTGAAGGCCGTCAAGGCAACGGCGGACGCACCCACCTCGTCAGCCCTGCCATGGCAGCCGCAGCCGCGGTTACCGGCCACTTTACCGACATCCGCACTATGGCTTAA
- the gshA gene encoding glutamate--cysteine ligase — translation MKLPVMAAEYLSQLQAFEAKILCNHAKIEAWFRSQWNEHRPPFYGSVDIRNAGYKISSIDMNLFPGGFNNLNPNFIPLAAVAAQDAVQRACETAKSVLIIPENHTRNTFYLQNVYALSEILRSAGYEVRLGSLNPEVTEPTEFETALGDKILLEPLLRTRERVHLADGFSPCVVLLNNDLSAGVPDILKDISQTVLPPLHGGWTTRRKTEHFGAYNQVAADFAKLIDIDEWQINPCFEKISGLDFQEREGEDALAGAVERVLAKTQAKYDELGITDQPFVIVKADAGTYGMGVMSVKSADEVRGLNRKNRNKMAKVKEGLEVSEVIVQEGIYTYETMNGAVCEPVVYMMDRFVIGGFFRVHEGRGADENLNAGGMVFVPLSNSIPTGSGDNSQEAPEACKRLFEQWDSLGMPRSEKDCDVDNEHNRLYVYGVMARLSLLAAALELEKTAPQA, via the coding sequence ATGAAATTACCGGTAATGGCTGCCGAATATCTGTCGCAACTTCAGGCGTTTGAAGCGAAAATCTTGTGCAACCACGCCAAAATCGAAGCATGGTTCCGTTCGCAATGGAACGAACACCGTCCGCCGTTTTATGGTTCGGTTGACATCCGTAATGCCGGTTACAAAATTTCATCTATCGATATGAACCTGTTTCCGGGCGGCTTCAATAATTTGAATCCCAACTTTATCCCGCTGGCGGCGGTTGCCGCGCAGGATGCAGTACAGCGTGCCTGTGAAACAGCCAAATCCGTATTGATTATTCCTGAAAACCACACACGCAACACATTCTATCTGCAAAACGTTTACGCCCTCAGCGAGATTTTGCGTTCGGCAGGATATGAAGTGCGCTTGGGCAGTCTGAATCCTGAAGTGACTGAGCCAACCGAATTTGAAACCGCGTTGGGCGACAAAATCCTGTTGGAACCTTTATTGCGTACCCGCGAGCGCGTTCATCTTGCAGACGGCTTCTCGCCTTGCGTTGTCTTGTTGAACAACGACTTGTCCGCCGGCGTTCCCGATATTCTCAAAGATATCAGCCAAACCGTATTGCCTCCGCTGCACGGCGGCTGGACGACTCGCCGTAAAACCGAACATTTCGGCGCGTACAACCAAGTTGCTGCCGACTTTGCCAAGTTGATTGACATCGACGAATGGCAAATCAATCCTTGTTTTGAAAAAATCAGCGGTTTGGATTTCCAAGAGCGTGAAGGTGAGGATGCGTTGGCAGGCGCAGTTGAGCGCGTATTGGCGAAAACTCAAGCCAAATACGACGAATTGGGTATTACCGACCAGCCCTTCGTTATTGTGAAAGCCGATGCAGGCACTTACGGCATGGGTGTGATGAGCGTTAAATCTGCAGATGAAGTGCGCGGATTGAACCGTAAAAACCGCAACAAAATGGCGAAGGTGAAAGAAGGTTTGGAAGTTAGTGAAGTCATTGTTCAAGAAGGTATTTATACCTACGAAACCATGAACGGTGCCGTGTGCGAACCCGTCGTTTATATGATGGACCGTTTCGTAATCGGCGGCTTCTTCCGTGTACACGAAGGGCGTGGTGCAGACGAAAACCTCAACGCCGGCGGTATGGTGTTCGTCCCACTGTCCAACAGCATTCCCACCGGCAGCGGCGACAATTCCCAAGAAGCGCCTGAAGCCTGTAAACGCTTATTTGAACAATGGGATTCGCTCGGTATGCCGCGCTCTGAAAAAGACTGCGACGTGGACAATGAACACAACCGCCTCTACGTTTACGGCGTCATGGCGCGCCTGTCCTTGCTTGCTGCCGCATTGGAGCTGGAGAAAACCGCGCCTCAAGCCTAA